A single window of Eleginops maclovinus isolate JMC-PN-2008 ecotype Puerto Natales chromosome 19, JC_Emac_rtc_rv5, whole genome shotgun sequence DNA harbors:
- the LOC134881788 gene encoding uncharacterized protein LOC134881788 isoform X3 — translation MLHTFLLLFLLCESTVKSQIVTWPTTTSLETSPRMTTEVQFTSTGWQTTTTARTTSLETSTPMTTEVAEQLGIAAFFFSLVALISIFAIFFWLGFQRHVATQTTSNTAAKGFPGPDKSPKGGIPPAESGGDVYMNYTGNDYSDLDLNNVTGNDYSSLS, via the exons GAGCACAG TAAAATCCCAGATTGTAACATGGCCTACAACAACTTCCTTGGAAACTTCTCCTAGAATGACCACAGAGG TACAATTCACAAGTACAGGATGGCAAACAACTACAACTGCTAGAACGACTTCCTTGGAAACCTCTACACCTATGACCACAGAAG TTGCTGAGCAGTTAGGAATtgctgcctttttcttttctcttgttgCCTTGATCAGCATATTTGCTATATTTTTTTGGCTCGGCTTTCAAAGACATGTTGCTACACAGACAACCTCCAACACTGCAGCCAAag GTTTCCCTGGACCAGATAAGTCTCCAAA GGGAGGTATTCCACCAGCTGAAAGCGGCGGAGATGTGTACATGAACTACACCGGCAATGACTACTCTGATCTGGACCTCAACAATGTGACTGGAAATGATTACTCCAGTCTATCATGA
- the LOC134881788 gene encoding uncharacterized protein LOC134881788 isoform X5: protein MLHTFLLLFLLCESTVKSQIVTWPTTTSLETSPRMTTEVQFTSTGWQTTTTARTTSLETSTPMTTEVRIPALQLVAKPGYPVTEGQRVQLYCGPSTIPDSVKWSWELLGDKSSKVVGNSSDLTLTKPEQSGRYQCVAQNTVSIRRSSEHIVYIISTHTTVAEQLGIAAFFFSLVALISIFAIFFWLGFQRHVATQTTSNTAAKGFPGPDKSPKGGIPPAESGGDVYMNYTGNDYSDLDLNNVTGNDYSSLS, encoded by the exons GAGCACAG TAAAATCCCAGATTGTAACATGGCCTACAACAACTTCCTTGGAAACTTCTCCTAGAATGACCACAGAGG TACAATTCACAAGTACAGGATGGCAAACAACTACAACTGCTAGAACGACTTCCTTGGAAACCTCTACACCTATGACCACAGAAG TAAGGATTCCTGCTCTGCAGCTGGTGGCCAAACCAGGCTACCCAGTCACAGAAGGTCAGAGAGTACAGCTTTACTGCGGCCCTTCCACCATACCAGACTCTGTCAAATGGTCCTGGGAACTGCTGGGAGATAAGAGCAGTAAAGTAGTCGGAAACTCAAGTGATCTTACACTTACCAAGCCAGAGCAGAGCGGGAGATACCAATGTGTTGCCCAGAACACAGTGTCTATTAGAAGGAGCTCAGAGCACATTGTCTATATAATCTCTACTCATACAACAG TTGCTGAGCAGTTAGGAATtgctgcctttttcttttctcttgttgCCTTGATCAGCATATTTGCTATATTTTTTTGGCTCGGCTTTCAAAGACATGTTGCTACACAGACAACCTCCAACACTGCAGCCAAag GTTTCCCTGGACCAGATAAGTCTCCAAA GGGAGGTATTCCACCAGCTGAAAGCGGCGGAGATGTGTACATGAACTACACCGGCAATGACTACTCTGATCTGGACCTCAACAATGTGACTGGAAATGATTACTCCAGTCTATCATGA
- the LOC134881788 gene encoding uncharacterized protein LOC134881788 isoform X2 — translation MLHTFLLLFLLCESTVKSQIVTWPTTTSLETSPRMTTEVQFTSTGWQTTTTARTTSLETSTPMTTEVRIPALQLVAKPGYPVTEVAEQLGIAAFFFSLVALISIFAIFFWLGFQRHVATQTTSNTAAKGFPGPDKSPKGGIPPAESGGDVYMNYTGNDYSDLDLNNVTGNDYSSLS, via the exons GAGCACAG TAAAATCCCAGATTGTAACATGGCCTACAACAACTTCCTTGGAAACTTCTCCTAGAATGACCACAGAGG TACAATTCACAAGTACAGGATGGCAAACAACTACAACTGCTAGAACGACTTCCTTGGAAACCTCTACACCTATGACCACAGAAG TAAGGATTCCTGCTCTGCAGCTGGTGGCCAAACCAGGCTACCCAGTCACAGAAG TTGCTGAGCAGTTAGGAATtgctgcctttttcttttctcttgttgCCTTGATCAGCATATTTGCTATATTTTTTTGGCTCGGCTTTCAAAGACATGTTGCTACACAGACAACCTCCAACACTGCAGCCAAag GTTTCCCTGGACCAGATAAGTCTCCAAA GGGAGGTATTCCACCAGCTGAAAGCGGCGGAGATGTGTACATGAACTACACCGGCAATGACTACTCTGATCTGGACCTCAACAATGTGACTGGAAATGATTACTCCAGTCTATCATGA
- the LOC134881788 gene encoding uncharacterized protein LOC134881788 isoform X1 translates to MLPTFYLLLFLCESTVQFTSTGWQTTTTARTTSLETSTPMTTEVRIPALQLVAKPGYPVTEGQRVQLYCGPSTIPDSVKWSWELLGDKSSKVVGNSSDLTLTKPEQSGRYQCVAQNTVSIRRSSEHIVYIISTHTTVAEQLGIAAFFFSLVALISIFAIFFWLGFQRHVATQTTSNTAAKGFPGPDKSPKGGIPPAESGGDVYMNYTGNDYSDLDLNNVTGNDYSSLS, encoded by the exons ATGCTGCCTACCTTTTATCTcttgttatttttgtgtgagAGCACAG TACAATTCACAAGTACAGGATGGCAAACAACTACAACTGCTAGAACGACTTCCTTGGAAACCTCTACACCTATGACCACAGAAG TAAGGATTCCTGCTCTGCAGCTGGTGGCCAAACCAGGCTACCCAGTCACAGAAGGTCAGAGAGTACAGCTTTACTGCGGCCCTTCCACCATACCAGACTCTGTCAAATGGTCCTGGGAACTGCTGGGAGATAAGAGCAGTAAAGTAGTCGGAAACTCAAGTGATCTTACACTTACCAAGCCAGAGCAGAGCGGGAGATACCAATGTGTTGCCCAGAACACAGTGTCTATTAGAAGGAGCTCAGAGCACATTGTCTATATAATCTCTACTCATACAACAG TTGCTGAGCAGTTAGGAATtgctgcctttttcttttctcttgttgCCTTGATCAGCATATTTGCTATATTTTTTTGGCTCGGCTTTCAAAGACATGTTGCTACACAGACAACCTCCAACACTGCAGCCAAag GTTTCCCTGGACCAGATAAGTCTCCAAA GGGAGGTATTCCACCAGCTGAAAGCGGCGGAGATGTGTACATGAACTACACCGGCAATGACTACTCTGATCTGGACCTCAACAATGTGACTGGAAATGATTACTCCAGTCTATCATGA
- the LOC134881788 gene encoding uncharacterized protein LOC134881788 isoform X4, translated as MLPTFYLLLFLCESTVQFTSTGWQTTTTARTTSLETSTPMTTEVRIPALQLVAKPGYPVTEVAEQLGIAAFFFSLVALISIFAIFFWLGFQRHVATQTTSNTAAKGFPGPDKSPKGGIPPAESGGDVYMNYTGNDYSDLDLNNVTGNDYSSLS; from the exons ATGCTGCCTACCTTTTATCTcttgttatttttgtgtgagAGCACAG TACAATTCACAAGTACAGGATGGCAAACAACTACAACTGCTAGAACGACTTCCTTGGAAACCTCTACACCTATGACCACAGAAG TAAGGATTCCTGCTCTGCAGCTGGTGGCCAAACCAGGCTACCCAGTCACAGAAG TTGCTGAGCAGTTAGGAATtgctgcctttttcttttctcttgttgCCTTGATCAGCATATTTGCTATATTTTTTTGGCTCGGCTTTCAAAGACATGTTGCTACACAGACAACCTCCAACACTGCAGCCAAag GTTTCCCTGGACCAGATAAGTCTCCAAA GGGAGGTATTCCACCAGCTGAAAGCGGCGGAGATGTGTACATGAACTACACCGGCAATGACTACTCTGATCTGGACCTCAACAATGTGACTGGAAATGATTACTCCAGTCTATCATGA
- the ptafr gene encoding platelet-activating factor receptor, producing the protein MAFSTAEQVAVTGTSGLGSSAGNNSLFLDSEFRYILFPVAYGIIFILGLVANLYVLFVLRCLRQAKAMGEIRIYMTNLTIADLLFICALPFWIGYYSRYGHWVYAEFMCRLTGSLFFINTYSSILFLGAISVNRYWAVTRPLDAASSDHRRRGIIVCVVIWALTIAMAIPYMAFPGTNKDENNITRCFEGYQNQTDSEKKIVAVTHFAIIGMFFVVFFLIVVCNLLIARALLSQGPPQSELRSTIISRKSTMTMSASTKRPRVKRTALQMLLAVVGVFVLSFLPHHVVQGFWTLAVLQISKGWGHVDWDQKTLQMLNDAHQITLLLMGLNCILDPVIYYFATRKFRRFIMAHMKKLVKGEGCSETVTSQVSMESKHQSQRLNSENQQPKMD; encoded by the coding sequence ATGGCTTTCTCAACAGCTGAACAAGTTGCAGTAACAGGGACCTCTGGTCTGGGCTCATCAGCGGGTAACAACTCGTTATTCCTAGACTCTGAGTTTCGTTACATCCTGTTCCCAGTTGCATATGGCATCATCTTCATCCTGGGCCTCGTTGCCAACCTCTACGTGCTGTTTGTCTTGCGCTGCCTTCGCCAAGCCAAGGCCATGGGTGAAATCCGCATATACATGACAAACCTGACCATCGCTGATCTCCTTTTCATCTGTGCACTTCCCTTTTGGATTGGGTATTACAGTCGGTATGGTCACTGGGTTTATGCAGAATTCATGTGCCGGCTGACTGGCTCGTTGTTCTTCATCAATACCTACAgctccatcctcttcctcggGGCCATCAGCGTCAACCGATACTGGGCAGTGACCCGGCCTCTGGATGCTGCCTCATCGGACCACAGACGACGTGGGATCATCGTGTGTGTTGTCATCTGGGCATTGACCATTGCGATGGCCATTCCCTACATGGCCTTTCCAGGGACAAACAAGGATGAGAACAATATCACTCGATGTTTCGAGGGGTACCAGAACCAAACAGATTCAGAGAAGAAAATAGTGGCAGTCACTCATTTTGCAATAattggaatgttttttgttgtattttttctgaTTGTGGTGTGTAATCTTCTTATTGCTCGAGCATTACTTTCTCAAGGTCCTCCACAATCAGAATTGCGATCAACGATTATATCGAGGAAGTCCACCATGACCATGTCTGCCTCAACTAAAAGGCCTAGAGTGAAACGTACAGCTCTGCAGATGTTGTTAGCAGTTGTTGGAGTGTTTGTTCTCAGCTTCCTGCCCCATCATGTAGTTCAAGGATTCTGGACACTTGCAGTGTTGCAGATTTCTAAGGGCTGGGGACACGTAGACTGGGACCAGAAAACTCTTCAGATGCTCAATGACGCCCATCAGATCACTTTGCTTCTTATGGGCCTCAACTGCATTTTGGATCctgtaatatattattttgctACAAGAAAGTTCAGAAGGTTCATCATGGCCCACATGAAGAAGTTGGTAAAGGGAGAGGGCTGCTCTGAGACGGTCACCTCACAGGTCTCCATGGAGAGCAAACATCAGAGCCAGAGACTAAATAGTGAGAACCAACAGCCCAAAATGGATTGA